The Arachis hypogaea cultivar Tifrunner chromosome 16, arahy.Tifrunner.gnm2.J5K5, whole genome shotgun sequence genome contains a region encoding:
- the LOC112755496 gene encoding putative RNA methyltransferase At5g10620, translated as MATAVYLNSAHSNPFQATKCKYAAQSVRAVPIRVLSVGKKRSRELQLMIDEYAEKIKYYCSFEDVQIRPNPRNARDQRAQVDDEDAAMMNHIRSDDWVVMLDERGQDIRSEEMAELVGNAGNTGASRLSFCIGGPYGHGRKMRERANKSIKLSSLVLNHQIALLVLMEQLYRSWTILKGQNYHH; from the exons ATGGCCACCGCAGTGTACCTCAATTCAGCGCATTCGAATCCTTTTCAAG CTACAAAATGCAAATACGCCGCTCAATCTGTG AGAGCAGTTCCCATACGTGTATTATCAGTGGGGAAGAAGCGATCACGGGAGCTCCAACTCATGATTGATGAGTATGCTGAAAAGATAAAGTATTATTGCAGTTTTGAAGATGTTCAAATTCGGCCAAACCCTAGAAATGCACG TGATCAACGTGCTCAGGTTGATGACGAAGATGCAGCAATGATGAACCATATAAGGTCTGATGATTGG GTTGTGATGTTGGATGAACGTGGACAAGACATAAGATCCGAGGAAATGGCAGAGTTGGTTGGTAATGCTGGAAATACG GGTGCTTCAAGATTATCTTTTTGCATCGGTGGGCCCTATGGTCATGGGAGAAAAATGAGGGAACGTGCTAACAAATCTATCAAGCTGTCTTCATTGGTCTTAAATCATCAAATCGCACTGCTTGTGCTCATGGAACAGCTCTACAG GTCATGGACAATTTTGAAAGGACAGAACTACCATCACTAG
- the LOC112755497 gene encoding uncharacterized protein At2g24330: protein MGEENKVVGEGEKKKEESVDATAVVGDGEEEKNNKKKKSKKQGLISRIWNGIFRRRSDDFEKRLQYISKEEAAVMARVNRRNRSWRRTSRQIIIISVIFEAVAVGFAIMTTRSMDMNWKMRAIRVLPMFLLPALSSAVYSTYVSFTRMRDRKDQKILVKLRAERQAKIDELKEKTNYYITQQLIQRYDTDPAAKAAAATVLASKLGADSGLKVYVGDESNSAAPTGQSIDADPARSSGLRNRKTVHSRSISSGTSTPNVPDQQLVGAAGTDQTLTSEHNQLVVVEHHQPQSSTSQDGWIARIAALLVGEDPTQSYALICGNCHMHNGLARKEDFPFITYYCPHCRALNKPKQSDERVSSGNSPNMRFPKTDDGEAVVKTVSASAADSIIKSNNPLDTATPEIEEVSEVASSGEKNS from the exons ATGGGTGAGGAGAATAAGGTAGTTGGAGAAggtgagaagaagaaagaggaaagtGTTGATGCCACTGCTGTTGTTGGTGATGGAGAGGAGGAAaagaataataagaagaagaagagtaagaagCAGGGGTTAATTTCTCGAATTTGGAACGGGATTTTCAGAAGACGTAGCGATGATTTCGAGAAGAGGCTGCAGTATATTTCCAAAGAGGAAGCTGCGGTTATGGCCAGGGTCAATCGGAGAAACCGGTCGTGGCGGAGAACTTCGCGCCAGATCATCATAATTTCTGTTATATTTGAG GCCGTTGCTGTAGGTTTTGCAATCATGACAACTAGATCAATGGATATGAATTGGAAGATGAGAGCAATCCGAGTTTTGCCAATGTTTCTTTTGCCTGCCTTGTCATCTGCTGTTTATTCAACGTATGTTAGCTTCACAAGGATGC GTGATCGCAAGGACCAGAAAATTCTTGTAAAGCTTCGGGCTGAAAGGCAGGCAAAAATTGATGAGCTCAAAGAAAAGACAAATTATTACATTACTCAACAACTCATTCAG AGATATGACACAGATCCAGCAGCAAAGGCAGCTGCTGCAACTGTTTTGGCATCCAAGTTGGGTGCAGATTCTGGCTTGAAAGTGTACGTGGGAGATGAATCTAACTCTGCTGCTCCAACAGGGCAGAGCATTGATGCTGATCCTGCAAGGTCTAGTGGACTTAGAAATCGGAAAACAGTGCATTCTAGATCCATTAGTTCTGGGACATCTACTCCAAATGTTCCTGATCAACAACTAGTTGGTGCTGCCGGAACTGATCAAACCCTTACTTCTGAGCACAATCAGCTTGTAGTTGTTGAACATCACCAACCTCAAAGTTCAACATCACAAGATGGGTGGATTGCTAGAATCGCAGCATTGCTTGTAGGTGAGGATCCAACACAGTCATATGCACTCATATGCGGTAACTGCCATATGCATAATG GTCTTGCTCGGAAGGAGGATTTCCCATTTATTACTTACTATTGCCCACACTGTCGCGCCTTAAACAAACCAAAGCAATCAGATGAGCGTGTCTCCAGTGGTAACTCCCCAAATATGAGGTTTCCAAAAACAGATGATGGTGAAGCAGTAGTTAAAACTGTTAGTGCTTCTGCTGCTGACAGCATAATCAAAAGCAATAATCCCTTAGATACTGCTACCCCTGAGATTGAAGAAGTATCCGAAGTGGCTAGTTCAGGGGAGAAAAATAGTTAA
- the LOC112755498 gene encoding ubiquitin carboxyl-terminal hydrolase 26, producing MSRPNTRSKNKRQRQGDDVDNTTEIWRKIHKTGGITEEDINQLYMIWKPVCSGCRVNAKDNPNCFCALVPPPNGSRKSGLWMKTSDFVESLGPDPTKDLRASASSPAGLTNLGATCYANSILQCLYMNKSFREGIFSVEPEVLQQQPVLNQLVRLFVQLHVSKMAFIDSSPFVKTRELDNGVQQDSHEFLTLLLSLLERCLSHSKIAKARTIVQDLFRGNVSHVTKCSQCGKDSEASSKMEDFYELELNVKGLQSLYESLDDYLAIEELHGDNQYYCDSCRARVDATRSIKLRTLPEVLNFQLKRYVFLPKTTTRKKITSAFSFPAELDMRHRLFESSPFELIYDLSAVLIHKGSAVNSGHYIAHIKDENTGQWWEFDDENVTNLGRHPFGEEASNSTSKLAKTDVVHSNCSEAKIADSNGNGLDATLSHSSHVETFSSSDAYMLMYHLKRSKDVDGKGVMFSGTNHKGERDAVTAQDDACLPFHLREEIKNINASYLDACEQYKQKKELELSRINERRQEVRSVLAEAPVQPLKQPFFWIYSDWLRQWADNIIPTAVDNTSIQCSHGKVPVSKITTMKRLSSQAWDKLLSKHGGGPTLSHDDCCWDCLIEGARNVVSADTYRDRRESLKQLARDVLDGNCEDGKYYISRPWLQQWWKRKVLDAPSEADAGPTAAISCPHGQLMPEQAAGAKRVLVPEDFWLFLYEDSISVKPDDPLGCPTFPFDSRECSECSNELSEVACFEDSLRLVKQRQRQKHEKLFLGKSMPLSLHCKYFLVPSLWISKWRNYVNPSVKNSDKPETLDGVIDSLKCEKHSRLVERPPELVFRRSAIVPRESSASGVTVISENDWKLLCEEWGGNEAKGISAKIENIDESENVLIGSCEELPVCEDQLGSSDKVNNETENGQFVIKTCPEVCESCIGEKESCELMQKLNYCNENITVILVRGKEVPRSILEASKGFVETERRASKRTRKTKNGSSISLKVSASTSIYQLKMMIWESFGVVKENQLLQKGDKTIDIDDEYTTLADVNIFAGDQIIVRDSEIHENRDIAEELYDEKMDTQHTEEGFRGTLLTSNASSQAV from the exons ATGAGTAGACCAAATACGCGAAGCAAAAACAAGAGGCAGAGGCAAGGGGATGATGTTGATAACACTACCGAAATATGGAG GAAAATTCACAAAACGGGTGGTATAACTGAAGAAGATATAAACCAATTGTATATGATTTGGAAGCCGGTTTGTTCAGGTTGCCGTGTCAATGCTAAAGACAACCCAAATTGCTTCTGTGCATTGGTTCCTCCCCCAAATGGATCGCGGAAGTCTGGCTTGTGGATGAAGACGTCAGATTTTGTTGAAAGTCTTGGCCCCGACCCAACTAAGGATCTTCGTGCATCTGCTTCTTCACCTGCGGGTCTAACAAATCTTGGTGCAACCTGCTATGCCAACAGTATACTTCAGTGCTTGTACATGAATAAATCTTTCCGGGAAGGCATATTTTCTGTAGAACCAGAAGTTTTGCAACAGCAACCGGTGTTAAATCAGCTGGTTCGGCTTTTTGTACAGTTGCATGTTAGCAAAATGGCTTTCATAGATTCATCCCCATTTGTAAAAACACGTGAGTTAGACAATGGAGTTCAGCAGGATAGCCATGAGTTCCTGACATTGCTTCTGTCATTGCTGGAGCGTTGCCTGAGCCATTCCAAAATTGCAAAGGCAAGAACAATAGTTCAAGATCTTTTTCGTGGAAATGTGTCTCACGTGACAAA GTGCTCACAATGTGGAAAAGACTCTGAAGCTTCTTCGAAAATGGAAGACTTCTATGAGTTGGAGTTGAATGTCAAGGGATTACAAAGTTTATATGAGAGCCTAGATGATTACCTTGCTATTGAAGAGCTTCATGGAGACAACCAATATTATTGCGACTCATGTAGAGCAAGAGTTGATGCAACTCGTAGCATCAAGCTCCGCACATTGCCCGAAGTACTTAATTTTCAACTTAAACGATATGTTTTTCTTCCAAAG ACTACAACAAGGAAGAAAATTACTTCTGCATTTTCATTTCCTGCTGAACTTGATATGCGCCATAGATTGTTTGAATCATCTCCTTTTGAGTTGATATATGACTTGTCAGCTGTACTAATTCACAAGGGAAGTGCTGTTAATAGTGGTCACTACATTGCTCATATTAAGGATGAAAATACTGGGCAATGGTGGGAATTTGATGATGAGAATGTCACTAACTTAGGTCGTCATCCCTTTGGTGAAGAAGCTTCAAATTCTACTTCTAAATTGGCCAAGACTGATGTAGTTCATAGTAATTGCTCTGAAGCAAAGATAGCTGACAGTAATGGGAATGGTTTAGATGCCACGCTGTCTCACTCTTCCCATGTGGAGACATTTTCTTCTAGCGATGCATACATGTTGATGTACCATCTTAAACGTTCGAAAGATGTTGATGGAAAAGGTGTTATGTTTTCTGGTACTAACCATAAAGGAGAGCGTGATGCAGTTACTGCCCAGGATGATGCTTGTCTTCCTTTCCATCTTCGTGAAGAGATTAAAAATATCAATGCCTCATATCTTGATGCTTGTGAGCAGTACAAGCAAAAGAAAGAGTTAGAATTGAGTCGTATCAATGAGCGGAGACAGGAAGTTCGATCTGTTTTAGCTGAAGCCCCTGTTCAGCCACTGAAGCAACCATTTTTTTGGATTTATAGTGACTGGCTTCGCCAGTGGGCTGACAACATCATTCCAAC TGCTGTTGACAACACATCTATTCAATGTTCACATGGGAAAGTCCCAGTATCAAAGATTACCACAATGAAAAGATTGTCTTCTCAAGCATGGGATAAGCTACTCTCTAAG CATGGTGGGGGGCCCACACTTTCTCATGATGATTGCTGTTGGGATTGTCTGATTGAAGGAGCTCGGAATGTGGTGTCAGCTGATACCTATCGGGATCGAAGGGAATCACTGAAGCAGCTTGCACGGGATGTTCTAGATGGAAATTGTGAAGATGGAAAGTACTACATTTCCAGGCCATG GTTACAGCAATGGTGGAAACGAAaagttcttgatgctccatctgAAGCTGATGCAGGACCAACAGCAGCTATTAGCTGTCCACATGGGCAGCTTATGCCTGAACAAGCTGCTGGTGCTAAGAGAGTGCTTGTTCCTGAGGATTTTTGGCTCTTCTTATATGAAGATTCTATCTCTGTAAAACCTGATGATCCTTTGGGTTGCCCTACTTTCCCTTTTGACTCCAGAGAGTGTTCTGAATGCAGTAATGAATTATCTGAAGTGGCTTGCTTTGAGGATTCATTGAG ATTAGTGAAGCAAAGACAACGTCAGAAACATGAGAAACTATTCCTGGGTAAAAGTATGCCGCTCTCTCTGCATTGCAAGTATTTCTTAGTTCCATCTTTGTGGATTTCAAAATGGAGAAATTATGTTAATCCATCCGTAAAGAATTCAGATAAACCTGAAACATTAGATGGGGTAATTGATTCACTGAAGTGTGAAAAG CACTCACGACTAGTTGAGAGGCCTCCTGAGTTGGTTTTCAGACGCAGTGCTATAGTGCCAAGAGAGTCTTCT GCAAGTGGTGTAACAGTTATATCTGAAAATGATTGGAAACTTTTATGTGAAGAATGGGGTGGTAATGAGGCCAAAGGAATATCTGCCAAAATTGAAAATATTGACGAGTCAGAGAATGTTTTGATTGGATCCTGTGAAGAGTTGCCAGTATGTGAGGATCAGTTGGGTTCTTCAGATAAAGTGAATAATGAAACTGAGAATGGACAATTCGTGATCAAGACTTGTCCAGAG GTTTGTGAAAGTTGCATTGGAGAAAAAGAAAGCTGTGAGTTGATGCAGAAGCTAAACTATTGCAATGAGAACATAACTGTAATACTTGTCCGTGGAAAAGAGGTACCTAGATCAATATTGGAGGCTTCGAAGGGTTTTGTTGAAACAGAACGGCGGGCTTCTAAACGCACCCGTAAAACTAAAAATGGGAGTTCTATTAGTCTGAAAGTTTCTGCTTCGACATCAATTTACCAGCTTAAAATGATGATATGGGAATCATTTGGG GTGGTCAAGGAAAATCAGTTACTACAAAAGGGCGATAAGACAATTGACATTGATGATGAATACACTACACTTGCAGATGTAAACATATTTGCTGGAGATCAGATTATAGTGAGGGATTCTGAGATCCATGAAAATCGAGATATTGCCG AGGAACTTTATGATGAGAAAATGGATACACAGCATACCGAGGAAGGGTTCCGGGGAACACTTTTGACCTCCAATGCTTCATCCCAGGCTGTTTAG